From Cyclobacteriaceae bacterium, a single genomic window includes:
- the hppD gene encoding 4-hydroxyphenylpyruvate dioxygenase: MKQDFLPINGTDHIEFYVGNAKQAALYYQHCFGFNLIAYAGPETGVRDRASYVLQQNKIRFVLTTSLTENSEIEEHVKKHGDGVKVLALWVDDATKSFNETVVRGAHPAFAPHTIKDQFGEVVISAIHTYGETIHTFVERKNYKGAFLPGYQPITQTFKAESTGLKYIDHCVGNVELGKMNYWVDFYEKVMGFELLITFDDSDISTEYSSLMSKVVSNGNGYIKFPINEPAEGKKKSQIEEYLDFYKSPGVQHIAIATDDIIKTVSELRKRGVEFLRVPDVYYEDVRQRVGDINEDWKELQKENILIDRDEEGYLLQIFSKPVQDRPTLFFEIIERNGAKSFGKGNFKALFESIEREQALRGNL, from the coding sequence ATGAAACAGGACTTTCTACCCATCAATGGGACCGACCATATTGAATTTTATGTCGGAAACGCAAAACAAGCCGCCTTATACTATCAGCATTGCTTCGGCTTCAATCTCATAGCGTATGCAGGGCCAGAAACCGGTGTCCGGGACAGGGCATCTTATGTCCTTCAGCAAAACAAGATCAGATTCGTTCTCACCACCTCTCTTACAGAAAATTCCGAGATCGAAGAACATGTAAAAAAGCATGGGGATGGCGTCAAAGTTCTTGCCCTCTGGGTTGATGACGCAACAAAATCATTTAATGAAACGGTAGTCCGTGGGGCACATCCAGCATTCGCACCTCATACGATTAAAGATCAATTCGGAGAAGTTGTGATCTCTGCCATTCATACCTATGGTGAAACGATTCACACTTTTGTAGAGCGGAAAAATTATAAGGGCGCGTTCCTTCCGGGATATCAGCCCATCACTCAAACATTTAAAGCAGAGAGCACAGGGTTAAAATACATTGACCATTGCGTAGGAAATGTTGAATTGGGGAAAATGAATTATTGGGTTGATTTCTATGAAAAAGTAATGGGCTTCGAACTGTTAATCACATTTGATGACAGTGATATATCAACTGAATACAGCTCATTGATGTCGAAAGTTGTTTCTAACGGCAACGGTTACATTAAATTTCCAATCAATGAACCTGCTGAAGGAAAAAAGAAATCACAAATAGAAGAATATCTTGACTTCTATAAGAGTCCAGGTGTACAGCACATTGCAATCGCAACGGATGATATTATTAAAACTGTTTCGGAACTTCGCAAAAGAGGTGTTGAGTTCCTCCGGGTTCCGGACGTGTATTATGAAGATGTAAGACAACGTGTTGGCGATATCAATGAAGATTGGAAGGAATTACAAAAAGAGAATATCCTGATCGATCGCGATGAGGAAGGATATCTGCTCCAGATCTTTAGCAAGCCCGTTCAGGACCGCCCTACCCTGTTCTTTGAGATCATTGAACGCAATGGAGCAAAATCATTCGGCAAGGGAAACTTCAAGGCACTCTTTGAGTCGATCGAACGCGAACAGGCTTTAAGGGGAAACTTGTGA
- a CDS encoding phospho-sugar mutase, with translation MSDLLSVATDTAKKWLNSNIDDESKKQIKALLENSDKKVLINSFYKNLEFGTGGLRGIMGVGSNCMNQYTLGFATQGLANYLNKSFPNQTIQVAIAHDCRNNSRYFAEVTANIFSANGITVHLFPELRPTPLLSYAIRHLKCQSGVVITASHNPKEYNGYKAYWNDGAQLVPPHDHNVMTEVNALTSFDQIKFTPDKSKIKSIGSEVEEAYYQEVLKLIPRQESIKKQSAISLVYSSLHGAGITMVPECLRRLGFQNVNVIEEQRVPDGNFPTISSPNPEERSAMDLALKKAKEINADLVMATDPDTDRVGIGIKNDKGEFFLLNGNQALALMVWFILKNLKSKESSYIAKTIVTTDLIDKMAEQMEIECVNTLTGFKYIAELIRDNEGKKKFIVAGEESYGYMVGDFVRDKDAVSACAFFAAMAAAAKDEGKTLYSWLIQLYTEYGFYKEGLVNLVKTGAEGEQQIKYMMEQFRNNPPHVIAGQKVIKVFDYKTSEEKNLLNGHIKPINLPKSDVLQFVTWEGAKISVRPSGTEPKIKFYISVSLRMENPKNFELASKHLDEKIKKIEKDIIR, from the coding sequence ATGTCTGACTTACTCTCAGTTGCTACCGATACTGCCAAAAAATGGCTCAATAGTAATATCGATGATGAATCAAAAAAACAGATCAAAGCATTGCTGGAGAATTCTGATAAGAAAGTTCTGATCAACAGCTTTTATAAGAATCTTGAATTTGGAACCGGTGGACTTCGTGGAATTATGGGAGTAGGATCCAATTGCATGAATCAATATACCCTTGGATTTGCAACCCAGGGATTGGCTAACTATCTCAATAAATCCTTTCCAAATCAAACCATACAGGTTGCCATTGCCCATGATTGCCGAAACAATAGCCGGTATTTCGCTGAGGTGACCGCAAACATCTTTTCAGCAAATGGAATAACAGTTCATCTATTTCCCGAACTAAGACCCACTCCCTTACTATCCTATGCTATCCGGCATTTGAAATGCCAATCTGGTGTGGTGATCACAGCTTCACACAATCCAAAGGAGTATAATGGATACAAGGCTTACTGGAATGATGGAGCTCAGCTAGTACCTCCGCACGATCATAACGTCATGACTGAAGTGAATGCACTTACAAGTTTTGATCAGATAAAATTCACGCCTGATAAATCGAAGATAAAATCCATCGGCTCAGAGGTGGAAGAAGCTTATTATCAGGAAGTTCTGAAACTAATTCCGCGTCAGGAAAGCATTAAAAAACAAAGCGCAATCTCTCTTGTCTATTCAAGTCTGCACGGTGCGGGAATCACCATGGTTCCCGAGTGCCTGAGGAGACTCGGATTCCAAAATGTAAACGTCATTGAAGAACAACGTGTGCCGGATGGAAACTTCCCAACCATCTCTTCACCAAATCCTGAAGAACGATCCGCGATGGATCTGGCTTTGAAAAAAGCAAAAGAAATCAACGCTGACCTTGTTATGGCAACTGACCCTGACACCGATCGCGTTGGGATTGGAATCAAGAATGATAAAGGCGAATTTTTCCTATTGAATGGAAATCAGGCATTGGCATTAATGGTCTGGTTTATTCTTAAGAATCTTAAGTCGAAAGAAAGTTCATACATCGCTAAAACCATTGTTACCACTGACCTCATCGACAAGATGGCGGAACAAATGGAAATCGAATGTGTTAATACCCTCACTGGTTTCAAATACATAGCCGAATTGATTAGGGATAATGAAGGCAAAAAGAAGTTTATTGTTGCAGGTGAGGAAAGCTATGGATACATGGTGGGAGACTTTGTCCGTGACAAGGATGCAGTTTCCGCGTGTGCATTCTTTGCAGCCATGGCCGCGGCAGCAAAAGATGAAGGAAAGACTCTTTACTCATGGCTGATTCAGCTCTATACAGAATATGGATTCTATAAAGAAGGGCTTGTTAATCTTGTGAAAACAGGAGCTGAAGGCGAACAACAGATAAAATATATGATGGAGCAGTTCCGCAACAACCCTCCTCATGTAATTGCAGGTCAGAAGGTGATTAAAGTATTTGACTATAAGACCAGTGAAGAGAAAAATCTTCTGAATGGACATATCAAACCAATCAACCTTCCAAAGTCTGATGTTCTTCAGTTCGTAACATGGGAAGGCGCAAAAATTTCCGTAAGACCTTCCGGCACGGAGCCTAAAATAAAATTCTATATCAGCGTGAGCCTTAGAATGGAGAACCCAAAGAACTTTGAGTTGGCCTCCAAGCATCTTGATGAGAAGATTAAAAAAATTGAGAAAGATATTATCCGATGA
- a CDS encoding DUF1572 family protein: MVLESLQSVFIRDLGKLEAELKLYPSEKSLWEIKGDIKNSAGNLCLHLCGNLQNYIGGILGKSGYIRNRDNEFAAKNIPLNQLVEEIGRAKKAIENTLPHLTKEQLESDYPEQVFGYPVKTLFFLIHLSAHLSYHLGQVNYHRRLVE, encoded by the coding sequence TTGGTACTTGAGTCATTGCAGAGCGTTTTTATCAGAGATCTTGGTAAACTTGAAGCAGAGCTTAAACTCTATCCTTCTGAAAAATCCCTTTGGGAAATCAAGGGTGATATAAAGAATTCTGCAGGAAATTTATGCCTTCACCTCTGTGGAAATCTTCAGAACTATATTGGAGGTATTCTTGGCAAGAGTGGATACATCCGAAATCGCGATAATGAATTTGCCGCTAAGAATATTCCCCTAAATCAGCTGGTCGAAGAGATTGGGCGTGCGAAGAAAGCAATTGAAAACACACTTCCTCATCTCACCAAAGAGCAATTGGAATCTGACTATCCTGAGCAAGTATTTGGATATCCAGTCAAGACATTGTTTTTTCTGATCCATCTTTCGGCTCATCTCAGCTATCATCTCGGCCAGGTGAATTATCACCGAAGGCTGGTGGAGTGA
- the mtaB gene encoding tRNA (N(6)-L-threonylcarbamoyladenosine(37)-C(2))-methylthiotransferase MtaB, with protein sequence MKKVAFYTLGCKLNFSETSTISRKFEENGYRKVDFTDAPDIFIINTCSVTENVDKKYHKIVREARAISPNAYVAIIGCYSQLKPKEISEIPGVDAVLGASEKFRLVELLDGFVRPPQPIVISSDISEASTFTTSYSMNDRTRTFLKVQDGCDYSCSFCTIPLARGGSRSDSIENILKTAEEIARTEVKEIVLTGVNTGDFGIQNGIRVERFIQLVQALDKVSGIERFRISSIEPNLLSNDIIEFVATSNRFAPHFHIPLQSGSDKILKLMRRRYQRQLYTERVNKIKTVMPHACIGVDVIVGFPGETHEDFLETYNFLNELNISYLHVFTYSEREKTLAVNLSGIVPMKDRSERSRMLHILSEKKKRVFYEENVNSEHMVIFENDIEDGMMHGFTENYVRVAIPYDPMMVREIQRVKITSINEKGVALGEEVLASAHA encoded by the coding sequence ATGAAAAAAGTGGCTTTTTATACGTTGGGATGCAAACTTAATTTCTCAGAGACCTCCACAATCTCAAGGAAATTTGAAGAGAATGGCTACCGGAAGGTAGACTTTACTGACGCTCCCGACATTTTCATTATTAACACTTGCTCGGTTACTGAGAATGTCGATAAAAAATATCACAAGATCGTTCGCGAGGCAAGAGCTATTTCTCCAAATGCCTATGTGGCCATCATCGGTTGTTACTCACAACTAAAGCCAAAGGAGATTTCAGAAATCCCTGGAGTGGATGCTGTTCTGGGTGCATCTGAAAAATTCAGACTCGTTGAATTACTGGATGGATTTGTTCGTCCCCCCCAGCCCATCGTCATTTCTTCTGATATCTCTGAAGCCTCAACATTTACAACTTCATATTCAATGAATGATCGCACCAGGACTTTCCTTAAAGTTCAGGATGGTTGTGATTATTCCTGCAGCTTTTGCACCATTCCATTGGCGAGAGGAGGAAGCAGAAGTGATTCAATAGAAAACATTCTTAAGACCGCTGAAGAAATTGCCAGGACCGAAGTTAAAGAGATCGTCTTAACAGGAGTGAATACGGGCGACTTTGGAATTCAAAATGGAATAAGAGTGGAGCGTTTCATTCAATTAGTGCAGGCTTTGGATAAAGTGAGTGGAATTGAACGATTTCGAATTTCATCCATTGAGCCGAATCTCCTTTCAAATGATATCATAGAATTCGTTGCAACCTCCAACCGGTTTGCTCCTCACTTCCATATTCCCCTGCAGTCTGGTTCTGATAAGATTCTTAAGCTGATGCGAAGGAGATATCAGAGGCAGCTTTATACCGAACGTGTGAATAAAATCAAGACAGTAATGCCTCATGCCTGTATTGGTGTTGATGTGATTGTCGGTTTTCCGGGAGAAACGCATGAAGATTTTCTTGAGACCTATAATTTTCTGAACGAGCTGAACATTTCTTATCTCCATGTTTTTACATACTCCGAACGGGAGAAAACTTTGGCTGTAAATCTTTCAGGAATTGTTCCAATGAAGGATCGAAGTGAACGATCTCGAATGCTTCACATTCTGTCAGAAAAGAAAAAGAGAGTCTTTTATGAAGAGAATGTAAATTCAGAACACATGGTCATCTTTGAAAATGATATTGAGGATGGCATGATGCATGGCTTTACAGAAAATTATGTTCGTGTTGCCATTCCTTATGATCCTATGATGGTGCGCGAGATTCAGCGGGTGAAGATCACATCGATCAATGAAAAAGGTGTGGCGTTGGGTGAAGAGGTTCTCGCCTCCGCTCATGCCTGA
- a CDS encoding ABC transporter ATP-binding protein, producing the protein MLEAISIEKSYGTLKVLKGVDLSVKKGEVVSIVGASGAGKSTLLHMLGTLDTPDKGRITVKGQDVFSQSANELASYRNKHIGFVFQFHNLLPEFTALENVMIPGLLSGRKDSEVKSEAEQLLEELGLKDRIHHKPAEMSGGEQQRTAVARALINSPDLILADEPSGNLDSKNARELHELFFKLREKRGQTFIIVTHNQEFADMADRKLEMRDGIIQA; encoded by the coding sequence ATGCTCGAAGCAATAAGTATTGAGAAGTCTTATGGGACCTTGAAAGTCCTGAAAGGGGTAGACCTTTCCGTAAAGAAAGGAGAGGTAGTTTCTATTGTTGGGGCCTCCGGTGCAGGTAAAAGCACGTTGCTTCATATGCTGGGAACACTCGATACCCCGGACAAAGGAAGAATCACCGTAAAAGGTCAGGATGTCTTTTCCCAGTCGGCTAATGAATTAGCATCCTACAGGAACAAGCATATTGGATTCGTGTTTCAATTCCATAACCTTTTGCCGGAGTTTACTGCGTTGGAAAATGTAATGATACCTGGACTGCTTTCCGGTAGAAAGGATTCAGAAGTGAAATCAGAAGCTGAGCAACTACTTGAAGAGTTGGGACTAAAAGATCGCATCCACCACAAGCCTGCTGAAATGTCGGGAGGGGAGCAGCAGCGTACCGCGGTAGCACGAGCATTGATCAACTCACCGGATCTGATTCTTGCAGATGAGCCAAGTGGAAACCTTGATTCAAAAAATGCGAGAGAACTTCACGAACTTTTCTTCAAGCTTCGCGAAAAGAGAGGGCAGACATTTATTATCGTTACTCACAATCAGGAATTTGCGGATATGGCAGACCGGAAACTTGAGATGAGAGACGGGATTATTCAGGCATGA
- the sucC gene encoding ADP-forming succinate--CoA ligase subunit beta translates to MNIHEYQAKDLLKKYGVAVQGGIVADTPDRAVAAAKELQAETGTKWFVVKSQIHAGGRGKGTVNETGSKGVVLAKSVDEVFEKSKAILGGTLVTHQTGPAGKKVNKVLIAQDVYYPGESEPKEYYVSILLDRSKSKPVIMASTEGGMNIEDVAAETPEKIIKEWIEPGIGLQPFQARKVAFALGLEGNAFKEMIKFLTALYTAYMASDASMFEINPVLKTSDNKIIAVDGKVNLDDNALYRHKDLAELRDITEEDPLEVEAGASGLNYVKLDGNVGCMVNGAGLAMATMDIIKISGGEPANFLDVGGGANAETVEAGFRIILKDPNVKAILINIFGGIVRCDRVASGVVEAYKKVGNIPVPIIVRLQGTNAEEGAKIIQQSGLKVFSAILLKDAAQKIKEVLA, encoded by the coding sequence ATGAATATCCACGAATACCAGGCAAAAGATCTTCTTAAAAAGTACGGAGTAGCAGTTCAGGGAGGCATCGTCGCTGATACCCCTGACCGGGCTGTTGCAGCCGCCAAGGAACTCCAGGCTGAAACTGGTACAAAATGGTTCGTGGTGAAATCTCAGATACATGCAGGCGGTCGTGGGAAAGGTACTGTTAATGAGACAGGTTCCAAAGGTGTCGTTCTGGCCAAGAGCGTGGATGAAGTATTTGAGAAGTCAAAGGCTATTCTGGGAGGAACGTTGGTAACACATCAGACTGGCCCGGCAGGTAAAAAAGTAAACAAAGTTCTTATTGCTCAGGATGTTTATTATCCGGGAGAATCAGAACCGAAAGAATATTATGTGAGTATTCTGCTGGATCGTTCCAAAAGCAAGCCTGTGATTATGGCGTCAACAGAAGGCGGTATGAACATTGAAGATGTTGCGGCTGAAACTCCTGAAAAAATCATCAAGGAATGGATTGAGCCAGGCATCGGACTTCAGCCTTTTCAGGCCAGAAAAGTGGCTTTTGCACTCGGATTGGAAGGAAACGCCTTTAAGGAAATGATCAAGTTTCTGACGGCATTATACACTGCCTACATGGCTAGTGATGCATCGATGTTTGAGATCAATCCTGTTCTTAAAACTTCCGATAATAAGATCATTGCAGTAGATGGAAAAGTAAATCTTGATGACAATGCTTTATATCGTCATAAGGATCTTGCTGAACTGCGTGATATAACGGAAGAAGATCCGTTAGAAGTAGAAGCAGGTGCATCGGGTCTAAACTATGTCAAGTTGGATGGTAACGTTGGATGTATGGTGAATGGTGCCGGTCTAGCGATGGCGACCATGGATATCATTAAGATCTCTGGTGGTGAGCCGGCAAATTTCCTGGACGTGGGTGGTGGCGCGAATGCTGAAACTGTTGAAGCAGGGTTCAGGATTATCCTTAAAGATCCTAATGTTAAGGCCATTTTGATCAATATTTTTGGTGGAATTGTGCGTTGTGACCGCGTTGCGAGCGGTGTGGTGGAAGCCTATAAAAAGGTGGGAAACATCCCTGTGCCAATTATTGTGCGTTTACAGGGCACAAATGCAGAGGAAGGGGCCAAAATCATCCAGCAATCAGGTTTGAAGGTGTTTTCGGCCATCTTATTGAAGGATGCAGCGCAAAAAATCAAAGAAGTTCTGGCCTAA
- a CDS encoding outer membrane beta-barrel protein, whose amino-acid sequence MKKIVLVGFLAGFLASDVVLAQSFFAMRRDRSLILTVGTGTSSYLGDLANEGDYLQANLNLHAGLQYYLSNRIAIRSEVSWFQLHGDDAKGTIESGRRNRNLNFQSNNFEINGVAMISLYPQGRSFYQRPPFNLYGFAGVGLLYFNPTTEYNGAKYQLQPQQTELVSYSLVTPIIPMGIGMRFKLGPFTNLSIEAGYRKTFTDYLDDVSTIHHDAAKFPNALAAALSDRRPEIGLALKEEGFLRGNPNNNDAYILYSVKVEYYLPINFFQGGGGGQKTFKTKRKAFYRYNKRGGLKK is encoded by the coding sequence ATGAAAAAAATTGTACTGGTTGGCTTTCTAGCAGGATTTCTGGCGTCGGATGTTGTGCTAGCTCAGAGTTTCTTTGCAATGCGCAGGGATCGTTCATTGATCCTGACCGTGGGAACAGGAACTTCCTCTTATTTAGGCGATTTGGCCAATGAAGGCGATTATCTTCAGGCTAATCTCAACCTGCACGCAGGACTTCAGTATTATTTATCCAACAGAATTGCCATCCGCTCTGAAGTATCATGGTTCCAGCTTCACGGGGATGATGCAAAAGGCACTATTGAAAGTGGTCGTAGAAACAGAAACCTTAATTTTCAGTCCAATAATTTTGAGATCAATGGGGTTGCGATGATAAGCTTATATCCTCAGGGAAGAAGCTTTTATCAGAGACCGCCTTTCAATCTTTATGGATTCGCTGGTGTTGGATTATTGTATTTTAATCCAACAACAGAATATAATGGTGCTAAATACCAGCTTCAACCTCAACAAACTGAATTAGTAAGCTACAGTCTTGTAACACCTATAATTCCAATGGGTATTGGAATGAGATTCAAACTTGGACCTTTTACAAATCTTTCGATTGAGGCCGGTTATCGCAAGACTTTTACCGATTATCTGGATGATGTAAGTACTATTCACCATGATGCTGCCAAATTTCCCAATGCACTTGCTGCAGCTCTTTCCGACAGAAGACCAGAAATTGGTTTAGCTCTGAAAGAAGAAGGTTTTTTACGAGGAAATCCTAATAACAATGATGCTTATATCCTTTATAGTGTAAAGGTTGAGTACTATCTGCCGATCAACTTTTTCCAGGGTGGCGGTGGTGGCCAGAAAACGTTTAAGACAAAACGTAAAGCTTTCTATCGCTACAATAAGCGTGGCGGATTAAAGAAATAA
- a CDS encoding polysaccharide biosynthesis protein — protein sequence MKLVKNLRILPRWVIIFIDLFFISFSAFLAYLLRFNFSSDDLVKYHFQEGMMIYATCGLVSIVITGSYRGIIRYTGLQDGARIFYMVVLNMMLVISLDIFFAYNHLRNIVPYSVILICFLSSFLFLFNYRLLVKYIFSFYRDHLLKRSRVLIFGAGQTGIITRHVIDSSSRMRIMGFLEDNPDKIGKVLDGVRIYSARKEDLDSLLKEQAFDELVIAAKDITLERRNEVVDSCIQNQVRVRVIPPIDKWAKGELSFNQIKEINIEDLLGRESIRLNKENVERDLKGKRIMITGAAGSIGKELVKQVILYHPECIIAIDQAESALYELERELITIDTNVKVITFLADITNRDRIASIFREQKPEMVFHAAAYKHVPMMESNPSEAVVCNILGTKNLADLSVENHVKKFVMISTDKAVNPTNVMGCSKRIAEIYVQSLNNYVGEQPSRTSFVTTRFGNVLGSNGSVIPLFKKQIEYGGPITVTHPEITRFFMTIPEACQLVLEAGTMGKGGEIFIFDMGKSVKILDLAKKMIWLSGLEPDRDIEIHFTGLREGEKLFEELLSNQENTIPTHHEKILIAKVQEYSYEEINRYVELFVDLVNDRNELKMVALMKELVPEYKSNYSRYEVLDTKRVTEF from the coding sequence ATTAAGCTGGTTAAGAATCTTAGGATTTTACCGAGGTGGGTGATTATTTTCATCGACCTTTTTTTTATTTCATTCTCCGCATTCCTTGCATATCTATTAAGATTTAACTTCTCATCTGATGATCTGGTTAAATACCATTTCCAGGAAGGAATGATGATCTACGCAACCTGCGGACTCGTTTCTATCGTAATCACAGGAAGCTACAGGGGAATTATTCGATATACAGGCCTTCAGGACGGTGCCAGAATCTTTTACATGGTAGTCTTGAATATGATGCTTGTAATCTCTCTGGACATCTTCTTTGCATATAACCACCTTAGGAATATTGTACCTTATTCAGTCATCTTAATTTGTTTTCTCTCTTCTTTCCTGTTTCTGTTTAATTATCGCCTCTTAGTTAAATACATTTTTTCTTTTTACAGAGACCATCTTCTGAAACGCTCGAGGGTATTGATTTTTGGTGCAGGTCAGACAGGAATTATAACCCGTCACGTAATTGATTCATCCTCTAGGATGAGAATAATGGGTTTTCTGGAAGATAATCCTGACAAGATAGGAAAGGTATTGGATGGTGTAAGGATTTACAGTGCCAGAAAAGAAGACCTTGACTCGCTTTTAAAAGAACAAGCATTTGATGAGCTGGTAATTGCAGCGAAAGACATCACGTTGGAGAGAAGAAATGAAGTAGTAGACAGCTGCATTCAAAATCAGGTTAGAGTTCGTGTTATTCCGCCAATCGATAAGTGGGCGAAGGGTGAGTTGAGCTTTAATCAAATAAAGGAAATCAACATTGAAGATTTATTGGGTCGGGAATCTATCAGACTGAACAAGGAAAATGTTGAGCGTGATCTGAAAGGCAAAAGAATAATGATCACGGGTGCAGCAGGTTCCATCGGAAAGGAACTTGTCAAGCAGGTTATTCTTTACCACCCGGAGTGTATTATTGCTATTGATCAGGCCGAATCTGCGCTATATGAGCTTGAACGTGAGCTCATTACAATTGATACAAATGTTAAGGTCATAACCTTCCTCGCAGATATTACCAATCGTGATCGTATCGCTTCTATCTTCAGGGAACAAAAACCTGAAATGGTATTTCATGCCGCAGCTTACAAGCACGTTCCAATGATGGAAAGCAATCCTTCGGAAGCAGTGGTGTGTAATATCCTCGGAACAAAAAACCTCGCTGATCTTTCCGTAGAGAATCATGTGAAGAAATTTGTCATGATATCAACCGATAAGGCTGTTAATCCAACCAATGTCATGGGTTGCTCCAAGCGTATCGCTGAGATCTATGTTCAATCTCTTAATAATTATGTCGGAGAGCAGCCTTCAAGAACTTCTTTTGTAACGACTCGCTTTGGAAATGTTCTTGGATCCAATGGCTCTGTCATTCCGCTCTTTAAGAAACAAATAGAATACGGTGGCCCTATCACGGTTACTCATCCTGAAATTACACGCTTCTTTATGACCATCCCTGAAGCTTGCCAACTGGTTCTTGAAGCAGGAACCATGGGCAAAGGAGGGGAGATATTCATTTTTGATATGGGTAAGTCGGTTAAGATCCTAGATCTTGCTAAGAAAATGATTTGGTTATCGGGCCTTGAGCCAGATCGTGATATTGAAATTCATTTCACAGGACTTCGCGAAGGAGAGAAATTGTTTGAAGAACTCCTTTCCAATCAGGAGAATACAATTCCGACTCATCACGAGAAGATCCTAATTGCAAAGGTTCAGGAGTATTCCTATGAAGAGATCAATCGCTATGTAGAGTTGTTTGTAGATCTAGTCAATGACCGCAATGAACTGAAGATGGTAGCCTTGATGAAAGAGTTGGTTCCTGAGTACAAGAGCAATTACTCCCGATACGAAGTGCTTGATACCAAGCGAGTTACAGAGTTTTAA